GAAGGGCCTAGGAGGCACCAACGAGAAGAGTAGATTATATGGTTTTTAGTTATGTGAAGAGTTGGAGAGGGAGGCCAAGAAAGACATTGGAGGAAGTGGTAAAGAGGGATCTCATGGTAAATAATGTCGTTGAAACTTTGGTCTTTAACCAAGCCAAATGATGTCATGTGATTCATGTAGCcatctagtgggataaggctttgttgttattgttgtttccTTCCATCTCACCTCTCTTTATTATTAAGTGATGCTGCAGTGCAGATGCTGAGTTAACCTAGTTGCAAAATATGGGCGAATtgatttcttattctttttcttctttgatatattattagatTTCAGACATGTGCAGAggatatttcaaatttattctGTTGCTTTTTCACTGAAACATATTCATAGGCTTTGCTAGAGGAAAGTTTCAACCATGGTGAACTTGTGCCTAAAAAATTGGGCCTGGACAGGTTTAGGTCATTGTGGTTTACTTTTTTGGGTGAGTTTCTTTTGTGTATACACAGTATGAAACAATTTTGTTGTTTACCTGATCATTATGTAAATATCAATTTGAATGCTTAATGAGACAACAACTCTGATATATTTaaagtcattttctttttctttcttaaattgTAGGTCGAGGCAAGATGACAAGTGGGAACATGATCTCTTCGACAATGACAAACCTCAGATCACTAGTATGGATAATTTTATTCTCATATGCAACTATGAGTTGCCATTGTTGTTGGATGCCAATAGTTCTTTTTTATGGGTTTTGATTGTTTGTTAATGACTTGTGATTGTGAAGATTGCAAAGTTAGTGCTCCAGATCTTCGCCTCAAGCTTCAAAGGAAGGGTCTTCAACTTGCAGCTCAGAGTGGAAAGAGTTCTGCTCCAAACATGCGGGATCTCCATGAAAGGCTATCAGGGACAATGTCACCACAACTTACAAATGCTGATCAGCCAAAGACAAAAGTTGTTAAATCAAGCAGTAAAAGTGTTGGTGTTGAGGCCCCTGCAGTGCAGATCAAAAGGCCAGCTGACCTAACTCCTAAAAAGTCACAAAAGGTatcattgttgttattgttCA
The Glycine max cultivar Williams 82 chromosome 16, Glycine_max_v4.0, whole genome shotgun sequence genome window above contains:
- the LOC100794875 gene encoding ankyrin repeat and SAM domain-containing protein 6 isoform X1, with the translated sequence MYADRMEGGARRPVKERLNNGNGVIGSTRQQQQRQITGKRSRQDDKWEHDLFDNDKPQITNCKVSAPDLRLKLQRKGLQLAAQSGKSSAPNMRDLHERLSGTMSPQLTNADQPKTKVVKSSSKSVGVEAPAVQIKRPADLTPKKSQKAGSSVDEFLRSLCLEKYLITFQAEEVDMTALNHMTDEDLKAMGIPMTCQATTYLLWFLVA
- the LOC100794875 gene encoding ankyrin repeat and SAM domain-containing protein 6 isoform X2: MYADRMEGGARRPVKERLNNGNGVIGSTRQQQQRQITGKRSRQDDKWEHDLFDNDKPQITNCKVSAPDLRLKLQRKGLQLAAQSGKSSAPNMRDLHERLSGTMSPQLTNADQPKTKVVKSSSKSVGVEAPAVQIKRPADLTPKKSQKAGSSVDEFLRSLCLEKYLITFQAEEVDMTALNHMTDEDLKAMGIPMLSWVLSVVSLLLGAM
- the LOC100794875 gene encoding ankyrin repeat and SAM domain-containing protein 6 isoform X3; its protein translation is MYADRMEGGARRPVKERLNNGNGVIGSTRQQQQRQITGKRSRQDDKWEHDLFDNDKPQITNCKVSAPDLRLKLQRKGLQLAAQSGKSSAPNMRDLHERLSGTMSPQLTNADQPKTKVVKSSSKSVGVEAPAVQIKRPADLTPKKSQKAGSSVDEFLRSLCLEKYLITFQAEEVDMTALNHMTDEDLKAMGIPMGPRKKILLALESKV